The following proteins come from a genomic window of Streptococcus oralis:
- the glmU gene encoding bifunctional UDP-N-acetylglucosamine diphosphorylase/glucosamine-1-phosphate N-acetyltransferase GlmU encodes MSNYAIILAAGKGTRMKSDLPKVLHKVAGISMLEHVFRSVGAIQPEKTVTVVGHKAELVEQVLAGQTDFVTQSEQLGTGHAVMMAEPILQNRTGHTLVIAGDTPLITGESLKNLLDFHINHKNVATILTAEAANPFGYGRIVRNDNAEVLRIVEQKDATDFEKQIKEINTGTYVFDNERLFEALKNINTNNAQGEYYITDVIGIFRNAGEKVGAYTLKDFDESLGVNDRVALATAEAVMRRRINQKHMVNGVSFVNPEATYIDIDVEIAPEVQIEANVTLKGQTNIGAETILTNGTYVVDSTIGAGAVITNSMIEESLVADGVTVGPYAHIRPGSSLAAQVHIGNFVEVKGSSIGENTKAGHLTYIGNCEVGSNVNFGAGTITVNYDGKNKYKTVIGNNVFVGSNSTIIAPVELGDNSLVGAGSTITKNVPADAIAIGRGRQVNKDEYATRLPHHPKNQ; translated from the coding sequence ATGTCAAATTATGCCATTATTTTAGCAGCGGGTAAGGGTACTCGCATGAAATCAGATCTTCCCAAAGTACTTCATAAAGTAGCAGGAATTTCGATGTTGGAACACGTTTTTCGTAGTGTTGGTGCTATTCAACCTGAAAAAACAGTTACTGTAGTTGGTCACAAGGCTGAGCTGGTTGAGCAAGTATTGGCTGGTCAGACAGACTTTGTTACCCAATCAGAACAACTAGGAACTGGGCATGCTGTCATGATGGCAGAGCCTATTCTCCAAAATCGCACTGGCCACACCTTGGTTATCGCTGGAGATACTCCTCTGATTACAGGTGAAAGCTTGAAAAACCTCTTGGATTTCCATATCAATCACAAAAATGTTGCGACTATCCTGACAGCTGAAGCAGCAAATCCTTTTGGATACGGTCGAATTGTTCGAAACGATAATGCAGAAGTTCTTCGTATTGTTGAGCAAAAGGATGCGACTGATTTTGAAAAACAAATCAAGGAAATCAATACTGGAACTTACGTATTTGACAATGAACGTCTTTTTGAAGCCCTTAAAAACATCAACACTAACAATGCCCAAGGTGAGTACTATATTACTGATGTGATTGGTATTTTCCGTAATGCGGGTGAGAAGGTTGGGGCCTATACTCTCAAGGATTTTGATGAAAGTCTTGGGGTAAATGACCGTGTAGCTCTTGCGACTGCGGAAGCAGTGATGCGCCGCCGTATCAATCAAAAGCACATGGTTAATGGTGTTAGCTTTGTCAATCCAGAAGCAACATACATCGACATTGATGTTGAGATTGCTCCTGAGGTCCAAATCGAAGCCAACGTTACCTTGAAAGGTCAAACGAATATTGGTGCGGAGACTATTTTAACAAATGGAACTTATGTAGTGGATAGCACTATCGGAGCAGGAGCTGTGATTACCAACTCTATGATTGAGGAAAGCTTGGTAGCAGACGGAGTGACTGTTGGTCCTTATGCCCATATCCGTCCAGGTTCAAGTCTGGCTGCTCAAGTTCACATTGGAAATTTTGTTGAAGTAAAAGGATCTTCAATCGGTGAAAATACCAAGGCGGGTCATTTGACTTATATCGGAAACTGTGAAGTGGGTAGCAACGTTAATTTCGGTGCTGGTACCATTACAGTTAACTATGACGGGAAAAACAAATACAAGACAGTCATCGGAAACAATGTCTTTGTTGGCTCAAACTCAACCATCATTGCCCCTGTAGAACTTGGTGACAATTCTCTTGTTGGAGCTGGTTCAACTATTACCAAG
- a CDS encoding glycoside hydrolase family 25 protein: protein MRKQIHPAIIFSLFGIFIAILLLNKPSFEDHPIKTKPNALQVETQALHNLDKPIIDVSGWQRPEEINYDILAQNISGVIVRVHNGAQHTEANDAAFINGVDKAYKNHIAEFQKRNVPVGVYAYVAGKNKEEMEKAAEVFYNAASPYNPSYYWLDVEEKTMSDMNEGVEAFRAKLAALGAKNIGIYVGVYFMQEHSINTNKFTAIWIPSYGTDSGYFETKPNTDLDYDLHQYTSKGRIAGFEHHLDINLISTDKDKEETFRKLFLRP from the coding sequence ATGAGAAAACAAATTCATCCAGCTATTATTTTTAGTTTATTTGGAATTTTCATAGCGATTTTACTCCTCAACAAACCAAGTTTTGAGGACCATCCTATCAAAACTAAACCAAATGCTCTTCAAGTTGAAACACAAGCCTTGCATAATCTTGATAAACCCATTATCGACGTCTCTGGTTGGCAAAGACCTGAGGAAATCAACTACGACATCTTGGCTCAAAACATTTCTGGTGTTATCGTTCGCGTGCACAATGGAGCTCAGCATACTGAAGCAAATGATGCTGCCTTTATCAATGGTGTCGATAAAGCCTATAAAAATCATATAGCAGAATTTCAAAAACGGAATGTCCCTGTGGGGGTTTATGCCTATGTAGCTGGAAAAAATAAGGAAGAAATGGAGAAGGCTGCTGAAGTCTTCTACAACGCTGCTTCTCCCTACAATCCTAGCTACTACTGGTTAGATGTTGAAGAAAAAACAATGTCCGATATGAATGAAGGTGTTGAAGCCTTTCGTGCCAAACTGGCAGCTCTCGGCGCTAAAAACATCGGGATCTACGTTGGGGTTTACTTCATGCAAGAGCATAGTATCAATACAAATAAGTTCACTGCTATTTGGATCCCTTCCTATGGAACTGACTCTGGTTATTTTGAAACTAAGCCAAATACTGATCTGGACTACGATCTCCACCAGTACACTTCTAAGGGGAGAATTGCAGGATTTGAACATCATTTGGACATCAATCTGATTTCTACTGACAAAGACAAGGAAGAAACCTTCAGAAAACTATTTTTAAGACCATAA
- a CDS encoding DUF368 domain-containing protein: MFSWIARVIKGIVIALGFILPGISGGVLAAILGIYERMIGFLAHPFKDFKENVLYFIPVAIGMLLGIGLFSYPIEYLLENYQVYVLWSFAGAIIGTVPSLLKESTRESDRDKIDLVWFWTTFIISGFGLYALNFVVGSLSASFVNFILAGVLLALGVLVPGLSPSNLLLILGLYAPMLTGFKTFDLFGTFLPIGIGAGATLIIFSKLMDHALNNYHSRVYHFIIGIVLSSTLLILIPNAGNAESIQYTRLSIVSYVLIAFFFALGIWLGIWMSQLEDKYK, from the coding sequence ATGTTTTCATGGATTGCACGAGTTATTAAAGGAATCGTCATCGCCTTAGGATTTATCCTACCAGGAATTTCTGGCGGTGTTTTAGCAGCTATTTTGGGAATTTACGAGCGAATGATTGGCTTTCTTGCTCATCCCTTTAAAGATTTTAAAGAGAATGTCCTTTACTTTATCCCAGTAGCTATCGGGATGTTGCTTGGGATTGGTTTGTTTTCCTATCCGATCGAGTATTTGCTAGAAAATTACCAAGTCTATGTTTTGTGGAGCTTTGCTGGAGCTATCATCGGTACAGTTCCTAGCCTCCTTAAAGAATCTACTAGAGAGTCTGATCGTGATAAGATTGACCTAGTTTGGTTCTGGACTACCTTTATCATTTCAGGATTTGGCCTCTACGCTTTAAATTTTGTTGTAGGTTCACTCAGTGCTAGTTTTGTAAACTTCATCTTGGCAGGTGTTCTTTTAGCTCTTGGTGTTTTGGTGCCTGGTTTAAGTCCGTCAAATCTACTTTTGATTTTGGGTCTGTACGCTCCTATGCTGACTGGTTTTAAAACCTTTGATTTATTTGGAACCTTCCTTCCTATCGGGATTGGTGCAGGAGCAACCCTCATTATCTTTTCAAAATTAATGGATCACGCCTTGAACAACTACCACTCTCGTGTCTATCACTTTATTATAGGAATTGTGCTTTCAAGCACTCTCTTAATTTTGATTCCAAATGCTGGAAATGCTGAAAGTATCCAATACACTAGACTTTCTATTGTGAGCTATGTTCTCATCGCCTTCTTCTTTGCGCTTGGCATTTGGCTTGGTATCTGGATGAGCCAGCTGGAGGATAAGTATAAATAA
- a CDS encoding aminoacyl-tRNA deacylase translates to MAKKVKIKKTLVEQILTKVGIDHTGIQINALEGELPPEYDRKEIFKTLALLGDKTGPIIGIVPITEHLAEKKLAKVSGNKKVSMIPQKDLEKTTGYIHGANNPVGIRQKHNYPIFIDKTALDLDQMIVSAGEVGHSIIIDPQDLVSFVKADFADILEENK, encoded by the coding sequence ATGGCAAAGAAAGTTAAGATTAAAAAAACCTTGGTCGAGCAGATCTTGACCAAGGTTGGGATTGACCATACTGGTATTCAAATCAATGCGCTTGAAGGAGAACTTCCTCCTGAATACGACCGAAAAGAGATTTTTAAAACTTTGGCTCTTTTGGGAGACAAGACAGGACCGATTATTGGAATTGTTCCCATAACGGAACACCTCGCTGAGAAAAAACTAGCAAAGGTTTCTGGAAATAAAAAAGTGAGTATGATTCCACAAAAAGATCTGGAAAAAACGACAGGCTATATTCATGGGGCTAATAACCCCGTCGGCATTCGCCAAAAACACAATTATCCAATTTTTATTGATAAGACTGCTTTGGATTTGGACCAAATGATCGTATCTGCTGGGGAAGTCGGGCATAGTATTATCATTGATCCCCAAGACTTAGTCAGTTTTGTAAAAGCGGATTTTGCTGATATCTTGGAGGAAAACAAGTGA
- a CDS encoding histidine phosphatase family protein codes for MKLYFVRHGRTLWNLEGRFQGASGDSPLLPESIDILKQLGQYLKEIPFDKIYSSDLPRAVKSAEIIQSQLHTPCPLESIPDLREWQLGKLEGLKIATLNAIYPRQIKAFRSNLAQFDTKMFEAESLYSTTQRTIQFIKSLKESPAERVLIVGHGANLTASLRTLLGYKEAHLRKDGGLANASLTILDTEDFETFTLERWNDTSYQEK; via the coding sequence ATGAAACTCTATTTTGTCCGTCATGGCCGCACCCTCTGGAATCTTGAAGGACGTTTTCAAGGTGCTAGTGGGGACTCTCCCCTTCTTCCAGAATCCATTGACATCCTAAAGCAACTGGGCCAGTATCTCAAGGAAATACCTTTTGATAAGATTTATTCAAGTGATTTACCTCGAGCAGTCAAATCTGCTGAGATTATCCAAAGTCAACTCCATACCCCCTGTCCTTTAGAGAGCATTCCTGATCTACGCGAATGGCAACTTGGAAAACTTGAAGGTTTAAAAATCGCAACGCTCAATGCCATCTATCCACGACAAATCAAGGCCTTTCGCTCTAATCTGGCCCAGTTTGATACGAAGATGTTTGAAGCCGAGTCCCTCTACTCTACGACTCAGCGTACTATTCAATTTATCAAATCTCTGAAAGAAAGTCCGGCTGAAAGAGTTCTGATTGTCGGTCATGGAGCAAATCTCACTGCTAGCCTACGTACTCTCTTAGGCTATAAAGAGGCTCACCTTCGCAAAGATGGAGGCTTGGCCAATGCTAGTCTGACAATTTTGGACACTGAGGATTTTGAAACCTTCACTCTCGAAAGATGGAATGACACTTCCTATCAAGAAAAATAA